From Cellulosimicrobium cellulans, the proteins below share one genomic window:
- a CDS encoding ABC transporter permease, with amino-acid sequence MNSSAMLWRGQNRGGIVRAMVVKEFRELRRDRRTVAMLVGMPLLLLVVFGFAANFTVETLTVTAVGPGAEQAVDAIEANPAAADALDVVSVDPAGTDADARAALRDDRSDVAVVAPAPGEDRPTVYIDGSNLFAAQSAKVLVASLGDAVDSEILFNPDLDTSWVMVPALIGLILTFIGTIITSIGLVKEREAGTFEQLAVMPLGPAAVILGKITPYFLLACLDMVAVTLLGMWIFDVPFAGPVAPFVVGAALFLFVVLGIGALISTVSQTTGQAVQVALMTMLPQVLLSGMIFPLDAMAAGVRWIGYLLPLTWFTEVSQGVMVRGASWSALWLPLVVLAVMAVVVFGLAVLRLSRELSPAREHRRRRAAAPAAEAPATSGAAR; translated from the coding sequence ATGAATTCGTCCGCGATGTTGTGGCGCGGCCAGAACCGGGGAGGCATCGTGCGCGCGATGGTCGTCAAGGAGTTCCGCGAGCTGCGCCGGGACCGGCGCACCGTCGCGATGCTCGTCGGGATGCCGCTGCTCCTGCTCGTCGTCTTCGGGTTCGCGGCGAACTTCACGGTCGAGACGCTGACCGTCACGGCCGTGGGGCCGGGAGCCGAGCAGGCGGTCGACGCGATCGAGGCGAACCCTGCCGCCGCGGACGCGCTCGACGTCGTGAGCGTCGACCCCGCGGGCACGGACGCCGACGCCCGCGCGGCGCTGCGCGACGACCGCAGCGACGTCGCGGTCGTCGCGCCGGCGCCGGGGGAGGACCGGCCGACGGTCTACATCGACGGGTCCAACCTGTTCGCCGCGCAGTCGGCGAAGGTGCTCGTCGCGTCCCTCGGGGACGCCGTCGACTCGGAGATCCTCTTCAACCCCGACCTCGACACCTCGTGGGTGATGGTGCCGGCGCTGATCGGCCTCATCCTCACGTTCATCGGGACGATCATCACGTCGATCGGGCTCGTCAAGGAGCGCGAGGCGGGGACGTTCGAGCAGCTCGCGGTGATGCCGCTCGGCCCGGCCGCGGTGATCCTCGGCAAGATCACGCCCTACTTCCTGCTCGCCTGCCTGGACATGGTCGCCGTGACGCTGCTCGGCATGTGGATCTTCGACGTGCCGTTCGCGGGACCGGTGGCCCCGTTCGTGGTGGGCGCCGCGCTCTTCCTCTTCGTGGTGCTCGGCATCGGCGCGCTCATCTCGACCGTGTCGCAGACGACCGGGCAGGCGGTGCAGGTCGCGCTCATGACGATGCTCCCGCAGGTGCTGCTCTCGGGCATGATCTTCCCGCTCGACGCCATGGCGGCGGGGGTGCGCTGGATCGGGTACCTCCTGCCCCTGACGTGGTTCACCGAGGTCTCGCAGGGCGTGATGGTCCGCGGGGCGTCGTGGTCCGCGCTGTGGCTGCCGCTCGTCGTGCTCGCGGTGATGGCGGTGGTCGTGTTCGGGCTGGCCGTCCTGCGGCTCTCGCGGGAGCTCTCGCCCGCGCGGGAGCACCGCCGACGCCGTGCGGCCGCCCCCGCGGCCGAGGCCCCCGCGACGAGCGGAGCGGCCCGGTGA
- a CDS encoding ATP-binding cassette domain-containing protein: MTWGVRGLDVSFGAGHGHVVQALAGVDLDLPRGQVTSVVGGDGAGKTTLVRALLGQVPVAGGVVDAPPRERVGYQPSSSGVWPALTVAENVELVGDAYRMPAGRRERRADELLERAGLAGARDRLGSQLSGGMRQKLGVCLAMLHEPEVLLLDEPSTGVDPVSRVELWRLVAESAASGAAVLVTTTYLDEAERAADVVVLDAGTVLAAGAPDDVRAAAPGRITVAPVPPAGGDGRTWRRGPTFHTWWPDGGPSPSGDAVDPDLEDAVVALTLGRGTGGTDRAGSGAAGAVTAHAARREVGAVAADATLVRVEGAERRFGDVLAVDHVSLVVRPGEVVGLLGANGAGKTTLLRMVLGLDRLDGGRVEVLGAPPDRAGRRSVGYVPQGLGLSGDLSVEENVEFVAAVYGVRDVPELPPALAAVRRRPVAEIGLGRRRQLAFHCALLHAPRLLVLDEPTSGVDPLARARAWDAIHEQADAGVGVLVTTHYLQEAEQCDRLHVLSRGRSVASGTVADVVGGREAVVVRSRDWQAAFAALDAAGLPVMLDGRASRVAGTSPGRVRDALAAAGVVATCGVVPATLEETMVLVDRAAATRARAA, from the coding sequence GTGACCTGGGGCGTGCGCGGACTGGACGTCTCCTTCGGCGCCGGGCACGGGCACGTGGTCCAGGCACTCGCGGGCGTGGATCTCGACCTCCCGCGCGGGCAGGTCACCTCGGTCGTGGGCGGCGACGGGGCGGGCAAGACGACGCTCGTGCGCGCGCTGCTCGGTCAGGTACCGGTCGCCGGCGGTGTCGTGGACGCCCCGCCCCGCGAGCGGGTCGGCTACCAGCCGTCGTCCAGCGGGGTGTGGCCGGCGCTCACCGTCGCGGAGAACGTCGAGCTCGTCGGCGACGCGTACCGCATGCCGGCGGGGCGCCGGGAACGTCGCGCGGACGAGCTGCTCGAGCGCGCGGGGCTCGCCGGCGCGCGCGACCGGCTCGGGTCGCAGCTCTCCGGGGGGATGCGGCAGAAGCTCGGCGTGTGCCTCGCGATGCTGCACGAGCCGGAGGTCCTGCTCCTCGACGAGCCGAGCACCGGCGTCGACCCCGTGAGCCGCGTCGAGCTGTGGCGGCTCGTCGCGGAGTCGGCGGCCTCCGGCGCGGCGGTCCTGGTCACCACGACCTACCTCGACGAGGCCGAGCGGGCCGCCGACGTCGTCGTCCTCGACGCGGGCACGGTCCTCGCCGCCGGGGCGCCCGACGACGTGCGCGCCGCCGCCCCCGGCCGGATCACGGTCGCGCCCGTCCCGCCCGCGGGCGGGGACGGGCGGACGTGGCGCCGCGGGCCGACCTTCCACACGTGGTGGCCCGACGGCGGTCCCTCGCCGTCCGGGGACGCCGTGGACCCCGACCTGGAGGACGCCGTCGTCGCCCTCACGCTCGGTCGTGGCACCGGCGGGACGGACCGTGCCGGGAGCGGCGCGGCGGGTGCGGTGACCGCGCACGCGGCCCGGCGGGAGGTCGGCGCGGTCGCGGCGGACGCGACCCTCGTGCGGGTCGAGGGCGCCGAGCGACGGTTCGGGGACGTCCTGGCCGTCGACCACGTCTCCCTCGTCGTGCGCCCCGGCGAGGTGGTGGGGCTGCTCGGCGCGAACGGGGCGGGCAAGACGACGCTCCTGCGGATGGTCCTCGGCCTCGACCGGCTCGACGGCGGTCGGGTCGAGGTCCTCGGCGCGCCGCCGGACCGTGCGGGCCGCCGGTCGGTCGGCTACGTCCCGCAGGGCCTCGGGCTGTCCGGCGACCTGAGCGTCGAGGAGAACGTGGAGTTCGTCGCGGCGGTGTACGGGGTGCGGGACGTGCCCGAGCTCCCGCCGGCGCTCGCGGCCGTCCGCCGTCGGCCCGTCGCGGAGATCGGGCTGGGGCGTCGGCGTCAGCTCGCGTTCCACTGCGCCCTCCTGCACGCGCCGCGGCTCCTCGTCCTCGACGAGCCGACGTCCGGCGTCGACCCGCTCGCGCGTGCCCGCGCCTGGGACGCGATCCACGAGCAGGCCGACGCGGGCGTCGGCGTCCTGGTGACGACGCACTACCTGCAGGAGGCCGAGCAGTGCGACCGCCTGCACGTCCTGTCGCGCGGGCGGTCCGTGGCGTCGGGCACGGTCGCCGACGTCGTCGGCGGCCGCGAGGCGGTCGTCGTGCGGTCCCGGGACTGGCAGGCGGCGTTCGCGGCGCTCGACGCCGCGGGACTGCCCGTCATGCTCGACGGACGCGCGTCGCGCGTCGCAGGGACGTCGCCGGGGAGGGTCCGGGACGCGCTCGCCGCGGCGGGCGTCGTCGCGACGTGCGGCGTCGTCCCCGCGACGCTCGAGGAGACCATGGTCCTCGTGGACCGTGCGGCCGCCACCCGGGCGAGAGCGGCGTGA
- a CDS encoding TetR/AcrR family transcriptional regulator, with the protein MTGRRGRRPGRSDTRSDILSAARDAFAEHGYDRATVRGIAARAGVDAAMVHHWFGTKERLFQAAVDVPFDPQELLLDGAPDDVTRLGEHVVRTLLRAWDSPRGRVALALLRSATSSERAARMLREFVLARVVRPTVARCEPDPHRAAWRGALMASQLAGLVVARYVLRVEPLAGSPAETVVGAVGPTIQGYLTDPLPGVVVERARGAGNVEISTERHVAP; encoded by the coding sequence GTGACCGGGCGGCGAGGGCGGCGCCCGGGCAGGTCCGACACGCGGTCCGACATCCTGTCCGCCGCGCGGGACGCCTTCGCGGAGCACGGCTACGACCGCGCGACCGTCCGCGGCATCGCCGCCCGGGCGGGCGTCGACGCCGCGATGGTCCACCACTGGTTCGGGACGAAGGAGAGGCTCTTCCAGGCCGCGGTCGACGTGCCCTTCGACCCGCAGGAGCTCCTGCTCGACGGCGCGCCCGACGACGTGACGCGCCTGGGCGAGCACGTCGTCCGCACGCTCCTGCGCGCCTGGGACTCGCCGCGCGGCCGGGTCGCGCTCGCGCTCCTGCGCTCGGCGACGAGCTCCGAGCGGGCGGCGCGGATGCTGCGCGAGTTCGTGCTGGCCAGGGTCGTGCGGCCGACGGTGGCGCGGTGCGAGCCGGACCCGCACCGGGCCGCGTGGCGGGGGGCGCTCATGGCGAGCCAGCTCGCGGGGCTGGTCGTCGCGCGGTACGTGCTCCGGGTCGAGCCGCTCGCGGGGTCCCCCGCGGAGACCGTGGTCGGGGCGGTCGGGCCGACGATCCAGGGTTACCTCACCGATCCGCTCCCGGGCGTCGTCGTCGAACGCGCGCGCGGTGCCGGAAACGTTGAGATTTCAACTGAGAGGCATGTTGCGCCGTAG
- the thrS gene encoding threonine--tRNA ligase has protein sequence MSDVVSSPLTITLDAEETTVTTGTTGTDLFAARRDVVVIRVNGVLKDLDTPVADGDVVEGVTIDSPDGLAVLRHSAAHVLAQAVQQVNPDAKLGIGPPITDGFYYDFDVETPFTPEDLKALDKAMSRIVREGQTFRRRVVTEDEARAELAHEPYKLELIGLKGGAADDTEGASVEVGGGELTIYDNVRGAGRESETVVWKDLCRGPHLPSTRLIGNGYQLMRSAAAYWRGSEKNPQLQRIYGTAWPTKDELKAYLDRLAEAERRDHRRLGNELDLFSFPEEIGSGLPVFHPNGATIRMEMEEYSRKRHVEAGYSFVSTPHITKANLFQTSRHLDWYADGMYPPMHLDEELDDEGNVKRAGQDYYLKPMNCPMHNLVFNSRGRSYRELPLRLFEFGTVYRYEKSGVVHGLTRARGFTQDDAHIYCTREQMKDELSSTLTFVLDLLRDYGLEDFYLELSTRDPEKSVGDDATWEEATEILRQVATESGLELVADPGGAAFYGPKISVQAKDAIGRTWQLSTIQLDFFEPELFELEYTASDGTRQRPVMIHRALFGSIERFFGILVEHYAGAFPAWLAPVQVVAVPVAEPFNDYVADVVAQLKSQGIRAEVDYSDDRFGKKIRNASTRKVPFVLIAGGEDAEAGAVSFRYRDGRQDNGVPVAEAVERIVTAVRDRVQV, from the coding sequence GTGTCTGACGTCGTCTCGTCACCCCTCACCATCACCCTCGACGCGGAGGAGACCACGGTGACGACGGGCACGACGGGCACGGACCTGTTCGCCGCTCGTCGCGACGTCGTCGTGATCCGCGTCAACGGCGTCCTCAAGGACCTGGACACCCCGGTCGCCGACGGCGACGTGGTGGAGGGCGTGACCATCGACTCGCCCGACGGGCTCGCGGTGCTGCGGCACTCGGCGGCGCACGTGCTGGCCCAGGCGGTCCAGCAGGTGAACCCCGACGCGAAGCTGGGCATCGGCCCGCCCATCACGGACGGCTTCTACTACGACTTCGACGTCGAGACCCCCTTCACCCCCGAGGACCTCAAGGCCCTCGACAAGGCGATGTCCCGGATCGTCCGGGAGGGCCAGACCTTCCGCCGCCGGGTCGTGACGGAGGACGAGGCGCGCGCCGAGCTCGCCCACGAGCCGTACAAGCTCGAGCTCATCGGGCTCAAGGGCGGCGCGGCCGACGACACCGAGGGCGCGAGCGTCGAGGTCGGCGGCGGCGAGCTGACGATCTACGACAACGTGCGCGGCGCGGGCCGGGAGAGCGAGACCGTGGTCTGGAAGGACCTGTGCCGTGGCCCGCACCTGCCGAGCACGCGCCTGATCGGCAACGGGTACCAGCTCATGCGCTCTGCCGCGGCCTACTGGCGCGGCAGCGAGAAGAACCCCCAGCTCCAGCGCATCTACGGCACGGCGTGGCCGACGAAGGACGAGCTCAAGGCGTACCTCGACCGGCTCGCGGAGGCCGAGCGCCGCGACCACCGCCGCCTCGGCAACGAGCTCGACCTGTTCTCCTTCCCGGAGGAGATCGGCTCGGGCCTGCCGGTGTTCCACCCCAACGGCGCGACGATCCGCATGGAGATGGAGGAGTACTCCCGCAAGCGGCACGTGGAGGCGGGCTACTCGTTCGTCAGCACGCCGCACATCACCAAGGCGAACCTCTTCCAGACGTCGCGCCACCTCGACTGGTACGCGGACGGGATGTACCCGCCCATGCACCTCGACGAGGAGCTCGACGACGAGGGCAACGTCAAGCGCGCGGGGCAGGACTACTACCTCAAGCCGATGAACTGCCCGATGCACAACCTCGTGTTCAACTCGCGCGGGCGGTCCTACCGCGAGCTGCCGCTGCGGCTGTTCGAGTTCGGGACGGTGTACCGGTACGAGAAGTCGGGCGTCGTGCACGGGCTCACCCGTGCGCGCGGTTTCACGCAGGACGACGCGCACATCTATTGCACGCGCGAGCAGATGAAGGACGAGCTGTCCTCGACGCTCACCTTCGTGCTCGACCTCCTGCGCGACTACGGCCTCGAGGACTTCTACCTCGAGCTGTCGACGCGTGACCCCGAGAAGTCGGTCGGGGACGACGCCACGTGGGAGGAGGCGACGGAGATCCTGCGCCAGGTCGCGACGGAGTCGGGCCTCGAGCTCGTCGCCGACCCGGGCGGCGCCGCGTTCTACGGGCCGAAGATCTCGGTGCAGGCGAAGGACGCGATCGGCCGCACCTGGCAGCTCTCGACCATCCAGCTCGACTTCTTCGAGCCGGAGCTCTTCGAGCTCGAGTACACGGCGTCCGACGGCACGCGCCAGCGCCCGGTCATGATCCACCGCGCGCTGTTCGGCTCCATCGAGCGGTTCTTCGGCATCCTCGTCGAGCACTACGCGGGCGCGTTCCCGGCATGGCTCGCACCCGTCCAGGTCGTCGCCGTGCCGGTCGCCGAGCCGTTCAACGACTACGTGGCCGACGTCGTCGCGCAGCTCAAGTCCCAGGGGATCCGCGCGGAGGTCGACTACTCCGACGACCGCTTCGGCAAGAAGATCCGCAACGCGAGCACGCGCAAGGTGCCGTTCGTCCTCATCGCGGGCGGCGAGGACGCCGAGGCCGGCGCGGTGTCGTTCCGCTACCGCGACGGCCGTCAGGACAACGGCGTGCCCGTCGCCGAGGCGGTCGAGCGCATCGTCACCGCCGTCCGCGACCGCGTCCAGGTCTGA
- a CDS encoding HIT family protein: MSDERTGSPGAADAAAPGGAPDPGPRATVELPGDHPRFDDGLDRLWTPHRMVYIGGQDKPADDSRGQCPFCRIPDRSDEEGLIVARGETAYVVLNLYPYNPGHLMVVPYRHVSDYTDLTEAETVEVAHLTQTAMRVVRAVSAPDGFNLGMNQGAVAGAGIAAHLHQHVVPRWAGDANFLPIVAQTKAVPELLGDTRARLAAAWPDLAGRPVDGEGA, encoded by the coding sequence GTGAGCGACGAGCGCACGGGGTCGCCCGGCGCGGCCGACGCGGCCGCGCCGGGCGGCGCCCCCGACCCCGGCCCCAGGGCGACCGTCGAGCTGCCGGGCGACCACCCGCGGTTCGACGACGGCCTGGACCGGCTCTGGACCCCGCACCGCATGGTGTACATCGGCGGGCAGGACAAGCCCGCCGACGACTCGCGTGGGCAGTGCCCCTTCTGCCGCATCCCGGACCGGTCGGACGAGGAAGGCCTGATCGTCGCGCGCGGCGAGACCGCGTACGTCGTGCTCAACCTCTATCCGTACAACCCGGGCCACCTCATGGTCGTGCCGTACCGCCACGTGTCCGACTACACGGACCTCACCGAGGCCGAGACGGTCGAGGTCGCGCACCTCACGCAGACCGCGATGCGGGTCGTGCGCGCGGTGTCGGCGCCGGACGGGTTCAACCTCGGCATGAACCAGGGCGCCGTCGCCGGCGCCGGCATCGCCGCGCACCTGCACCAGCACGTGGTGCCGCGCTGGGCGGGCGACGCCAACTTCCTGCCGATCGTCGCGCAGACCAAGGCCGTGCCCGAGCTCCTCGGCGACACGCGGGCGCGCCTGGCCGCCGCCTGGCCGGATCTCGCGGGTCGGCCCGTGGACGGGGAGGGCGCCTGA